The genomic interval TAGCATCTTCCCCCTCAGCGAAAGACATTGCAAAGCCAGAGAATGCCTACACCAGGAAGCGTAGGAATTTAATGGCATTGAATAATGTTTTGGACAAGAATAGAAGCTACCCTCTAAGGTTTATTGGTGGTGCCATTTGCAAGAGATCAATCAGTTTGAGTAGAAGCAATCTGGCTCTAGCTGTTGCCATGAATAATTCTGACAGCAGTAGTAGCATTACAAGTGAAGAAGACTCTGGTTCCAGCTCAAACTCGATACCATCACCCTCATCGTTGTCGTCATTACCAGCGCTTCATCCGAGAAGTAGAGTGGCTTCTGGGGCATGCCCATCCTCTCCTTCGCTGCAGAATTTGTCTTCCTGGAGATCATTTTCCCTGGCTGATCTACAGCAGCATTGTGCCATTGCTGCAACCATGAAGATTTCAAGTACTTCCATCGGAAATGAGACAGCTCATCCATCATAGTAAAGATGATAACAAGCTATGTGATTTTAACTATTAAGGGTTATTTATTTGAATGAATATCTTGCTCCCCTCCTATTTGTTGGAGGAAGCAAGTTGTGTAGAAAAACAAGCCTTTTGCCTCATCTTGGAATTAACTTGAGTAGGATATGATATGGAGCATTAACTCTTCCCTATTTTGCTTTTCGCTTCGGTAATAATGGTAAATCAAGATATCTATAACAATGCTCATCTTAAATCTTCTTACTTGGCATTCAGTCAAATTGGCAAAGGGACATTATACACTTAATGAATCAATCCTTGAAAAAACATGGATAACACTTTTCTTGTGTCATTGCCAAATGGCATATAAAGTTGAAACCAAAAGAAATGTCTACTAGTGAAGACCTCTCTcttcttaaaattatatattatcgATATTtgcctttttttaatttttaaatatttaacttttcaaTCGTTAGATGTATATTCATCAAATTGTCCTCTCTAAATTTATGATTCTGAATTTAAAAATTTGGATTTTATTGAAACTTTTTTCTGACACCTATATTCTTAAGTTTTCAACTTTATAATCTATACAATACCTTCAAAATGAAAACTCAAATCACCCTTTTGAGTACTTGTTTCACGATTGACAGTTCGACGTAGTTTCCGTAGAAAGAGAATGAATGTTAACGGATAACTAAAAGGTTTATTATCCGTGAGAAGGATtgtttattaaagaaaaattaccattaaaatatataattaatttgaaaGAGTTACTAGTAAttttaaacacatttaattatcttaattaacaaaatttaaataaaacacaTGTAATTACTTTTTTGTATTAAaacttatttgttttaattattgtgCTAAAATATCTATCCAATGTTAACCAATTCACTTGATTTCTGTAACTGTTTCCATCTTAATCTGAGTACAAATACGAAGAAAGTTAAGCAATTTACTTGATTTCTACATTGAAGTACCacaaattttcttcttttatcgATAGACCATGCCGAATATTGGCAAGAACAAACAACTAAATAAAATTGACAGATATAAACCACCACAAAATAAAGGATGGATTAACCTTACAGGTTCCATATACAAGAACTAAAATCGAAGAAATGAACTAAATAgttttaatcatagaaaaattAACTGTATGTTAGTCTGTCATTCGCTGCCAAATTATACAACAATCAAACCAGAAGCAAAACAATGATCATCAACATTCCAATTGGAATAAAATCAAGGTATTTTTAAAGGGAATGCTTTAAAATTAGTGGCATTTATGGCACTAAATGCCCATACTGCTGTGCTTCAAAACACAAAAATTGCTCAAGGTGAAAGTAAATTTAGAACTGGAATGGGCAAAATTAAATGATGTTAATATTTACAGGAATGAATGAAATTTAATTTTGGCCATAGCCTAGTTACAATTGCATACCTACATAGAATACAACAtgaaaatcaataataaatatacctAAGTGGGTGGATGGCAAAATAATAGAGGCAGCGTCCCAGGCTTGCAATGTGATTTATATACTATGGGTAATTAATTACAAAACGTTGGTTGAACTATGTAATTTAGAGGGGGAGATTACAATCAACCAAGAGAATCACTCTTCTATCTCTGGCATCGTATACAGCAAGCGCACAATGTAAACAACCAAGATAGCTGTCCACGTGAGAGAAACTTGTGTTTCCAGTGCAGATACCGTATTAGCATTGTCATCAAAATCCAGAGATGAATTCGTAGACCAGTTACTTCTGATGTGAACTAAGAAACTGAGCGCAGGAATATTCGGACACGAATTCTGGAAGATGAATCTCATCAAGATCTATGGCAGGAATAGCCATATCTATGTCTTCAGCAGAGAAAGGAATGCTGCAGCGAAGAAAATAAGGTTAAATAAGACAGGAATCACAAACGGTGGCTGTTTGACTCTTGAGATGCAAAAACAGTTCCTTATTACTAACTTGGAGCAATTTTAAATTTCATCTGCGAAATTGTGTAAGGAATCACACCTGCGACTTTTTATTTGTAAGTTGTAACATGCAATGTGCACAACAACTTATATGCAGGTTTAGATCTTAATGATTTTTAGATGGGTTAAAGAGTAGTACAAATTTAtccatttattttattctaactGAATTGAAGAAAGTTCACATTTCCCTCTCTCTCTCCCCAAGACGCCACATCAGCATTTTCTTATGCGTGCATTCAATTAGACTAACAAGCATTGGTAATGTCTAACAGCAGGTAATTCTCATAAGCATTAGATAGAGCGTCCATGAGCGTCACAGTACTCAattgaaaattctaaactacAAGACCACCAAACAAAAATGCAACCAACTGAACTGCAAAGTACACCGGTTAAGAGTTATGCTGCTTGACATACTTATTAAGCTTCATCTAACAATAAACTAGCAGGTAAAAAAAGAAGTATcctgttttataaaaaaaatgtaaaaaaagacCTTGCTTTTTCGGtattataatttcaattttaaaaaactgGAATAAGAATCAGAAATCCTGTTGAAGTAAAAACAGGCCAGAAAAACACAGAAGCAGGgaaatcattcatattgattcaTACAATAATCATGTTAAAACTACAAGTGAAAAGAACTTGGATGAGAGAAGGTAGTGTACCTCAGATCATCATCCAATAAGAAAGAATTTGAGGGCAGGACCTGATTGTCCTTGCTGACAATTTCCCTCATTTCACTAACCACCTGTTTACCATATATTGTTCAGAAGTCTAATGAAACTACAATAATAGTtcttttgaataaattaaaaacaaaacttgcCTCATTGGACACACTTTGGGTTCCATACTTGTCATCCCAGTACATCGTACTGATTCGATAGATTTGCCTCACTGTCAATGCCTGATGAAGAAAGGCATTagcattatttacaaattttatatgcTTAGATGAATTGTACATCAAGATTTTGTATTCATAACATTACACATGCAGGGAATTGGACATATGCTAATTAGAGAAATCGAGAAGGCATATAATGAATTCTGTGGGTTTAAGCCACAATAAAGCTATTCGATTTATATGATCAATTACACTATTTTAGgctaataacaaaaatattgaaTCAATCTAATTATCCTAACATCAACCGTGACTATATCTATAGGGTTATAACGTATCTACAAGATTCTAACACTCCATCAAGGTAGAGCATGTAGGCCATATTTACCAAACTTATTACATAGATTTGCCTCACTGTCAATGCCTGATGAAGAAAGGCATTagcattatttacaaattttatatgcTTAGATGAATTGTACATCAAGATTTTGTATTCATAACATTACACATGCAGGGAATTGGACATATGCTAATTAGAGAAATCGAGAAGGCATATAATGAATTCTGTGGGTTTAAGCCACAATAAAGCTATTCGATTTATATGATCAATTACACTATTTTAGgctaataacaaaaatattgaaTCAATCTAATTATCCTAACATCAACCGTGACTATATCTATAGGGTTATAACGTATCTACAAGATTCTAACACTCCATCAAGGTAGAGCATGTAGGCCATATTTACCAAACTTATTACATATGTAGTTAATATGATGACCCCTTCCTTAGTGACTTACTGAATATATATGATAGTTGATACTTCCTCGATATGCACCAAACTCATTAGATATGTAGTTAATATGAGGACCCCTGGTTGACTTAATGAATATCTACGCTAGTTGATACTTTGTCAGACATCATTTCTTTTCTAGGGCATGACTTCTTTCCTcacaaaattaacaatcaaTTTCAATATGTCTTGTACTttcaaatcatatttttaatactttCTCAAGCTGTAGCATACAAATCAAACTTGATACAAATGTAATCAACACAAGATCTCGAGACATGTTTCTTGGTTATTGGAGCTGACAAAGTAAATAATGACAAAGCTTC from Phaseolus vulgaris cultivar G19833 chromosome 1, P. vulgaris v2.0, whole genome shotgun sequence carries:
- the LOC137816658 gene encoding protein OXIDATIVE STRESS 3 LIKE 1-like: MMSRALLFHAPGGDGAEEECSTSSSIGRNSDVSSERSAEGGENEVESVYRGPLHSMETLEEVLPIRRSISKFYGGKSKSFTSLADVASSPSAKDIAKPENAYTRKRRNLMALNNVLDKNRSYPLRFIGGAICKRSISLSRSNLALAVAMNNSDSSSSITSEEDSGSSSNSIPSPSSLSSLPALHPRSRVASGACPSSPSLQNLSSWRSFSLADLQQHCAIAATMKISSTSIGNETAHPS